One bacterium DNA window includes the following coding sequences:
- a CDS encoding response regulator has product MRILVVDDDFVGREKLKAILAPYGDVDAVPDGEVAVRMVDAAHRDGAPYHLATMDVNLPGLSGAGAVAQIRVIEKAKGIAEGCGTKVLMISARADSGAVLSSFRFGCEGYLVKPATPDNVGAALEKMGIARV; this is encoded by the coding sequence ATGCGGATTCTGGTCGTGGACGACGACTTCGTCGGCCGGGAGAAACTGAAGGCGATCCTCGCGCCGTACGGGGACGTGGACGCCGTTCCGGACGGCGAGGTCGCGGTGCGGATGGTCGACGCCGCGCACCGCGACGGGGCGCCGTACCACCTGGCGACGATGGACGTGAACCTGCCCGGTCTCTCGGGCGCCGGCGCCGTGGCGCAGATCCGCGTGATCGAGAAGGCGAAGGGGATCGCGGAAGGCTGCGGGACGAAGGTGCTGATGATCTCGGCGCGCGCCGACAGCGGCGCCGTCCTCTCGTCGTTCCGCTTCGGCTGCGAGGGGTACCTCGTGAAGCCGGCGACTCCGGACAACGTCGGCGCCGCGCTGGAGAAGATGGGAATCGCGCGGGTTTGA
- a CDS encoding alkaline phosphatase family protein, with protein sequence MTKPARRAGARLAPALWLTADAGLAALVAWPAEALLLFLLNPDLPFTLGGFGATMIALLPQALAIFVLAGPLAVLFFTTLRVGRNTRRGLSARYVLRFGALDAAFLAFAALRQWQSVGELLPSLARSALGLAGTSLAVSAALAAALAFVDGRRPGFVGVPWILALGVLAVIPLGVAGDMRRVKLPEPRPVEAPGFEPSRRLLIVEIPGLDPDDLAQFVARGNTPALEALAERGAFFKVAGGPVVDPVALHATLVTGRDPRRHRILAGVRYKPATWDIAFGIFPRGLLLRPLLLTPFWERVPAPEGAVRAVALPGIARALGLEAAVVGDPLGWKGDAEAQMVVPRAALRAGAAVRLPGEDAPFVCPSPAPPAFNPPADSLRSTPALAAELRANLAEDVCALAAGRRLLARSAAPAITLVRLAGYGRTAWRFAGWRDDHPARNATEQEIAAYKWTLTRYVRLLDPEIGQLVDAAGPQALVAVVAPLGVRPRQDVGAVGSALLGATSATGSFAGPPPGFVVVAGEGARAGERLPDIYPLTAVLPTLLWAQGLPAAEDMGPIVRGAFAPAFLEAHPLVALPSYDSQ encoded by the coding sequence GTGACGAAGCCCGCGCGGCGGGCCGGCGCCCGCCTCGCTCCGGCCTTGTGGTTGACGGCGGACGCGGGTCTCGCGGCGCTCGTCGCGTGGCCGGCGGAGGCGCTGCTTCTCTTCCTGCTCAACCCCGACCTGCCGTTCACGCTCGGCGGCTTCGGCGCGACGATGATCGCGCTGCTGCCGCAGGCGCTGGCGATCTTCGTCCTCGCCGGGCCGCTCGCGGTGCTCTTCTTCACCACGCTGCGCGTGGGGCGGAACACGCGCCGCGGCCTGTCCGCGCGCTACGTCCTCCGCTTCGGCGCGCTCGACGCGGCGTTCCTCGCCTTCGCCGCGCTGCGGCAGTGGCAGTCGGTCGGGGAGCTGCTGCCCAGCCTCGCGCGGTCGGCCTTGGGGCTCGCCGGGACGTCCCTCGCCGTCTCGGCGGCGCTGGCGGCGGCGCTGGCCTTCGTGGACGGGCGGCGCCCGGGGTTCGTCGGCGTGCCGTGGATCCTCGCCCTCGGCGTGCTGGCGGTCATCCCGCTCGGCGTGGCCGGCGACATGCGCCGCGTGAAGCTTCCCGAGCCGCGTCCGGTCGAGGCGCCCGGGTTCGAGCCCTCGCGCCGCCTGCTGATCGTCGAGATCCCCGGCCTCGACCCCGACGACCTCGCCCAGTTCGTCGCCCGCGGCAACACCCCGGCGCTGGAGGCGCTGGCCGAGCGGGGCGCCTTCTTCAAGGTCGCCGGCGGGCCGGTCGTCGATCCGGTCGCGCTGCACGCGACGCTCGTCACCGGCCGCGACCCGCGCCGTCATCGGATCCTCGCCGGCGTGCGCTACAAGCCGGCGACGTGGGACATCGCCTTCGGCATCTTCCCGCGCGGCCTGCTGCTCCGCCCGCTGCTGCTGACGCCGTTCTGGGAGCGCGTGCCGGCGCCGGAGGGGGCGGTGCGCGCGGTGGCGCTGCCGGGGATCGCGCGGGCGCTCGGCCTCGAGGCGGCGGTCGTCGGCGATCCGCTCGGCTGGAAGGGGGACGCGGAGGCGCAGATGGTCGTGCCGCGCGCCGCGCTGCGGGCCGGCGCGGCGGTCCGCCTTCCCGGCGAGGACGCGCCGTTCGTCTGCCCGAGCCCGGCGCCGCCCGCCTTCAACCCGCCGGCCGACTCGCTGCGCTCGACCCCCGCGCTGGCCGCGGAGCTGCGCGCGAACCTCGCCGAGGACGTCTGCGCGCTCGCCGCGGGGCGCCGCCTGCTCGCGCGGAGCGCCGCCCCCGCGATCACCCTCGTCCGGCTCGCCGGATACGGCCGCACGGCGTGGCGCTTCGCGGGGTGGCGCGACGACCACCCGGCGCGCAACGCGACCGAGCAGGAGATCGCGGCCTACAAGTGGACCCTGACGCGCTACGTGCGCCTGCTCGATCCGGAGATCGGGCAGCTCGTCGACGCCGCGGGGCCGCAGGCGCTCGTGGCCGTCGTCGCGCCGCTCGGCGTCCGCCCGCGCCAGGACGTCGGCGCCGTCGGTTCCGCGCTCCTCGGCGCGACCAGCGCGACCGGCTCCTTCGCCGGCCCGCCCCCCGGCTTCGTCGTCGTCGCCGGCGAAGGCGCGCGCGCCGGCGAGCGGCTGCCGGACATCTATCCGCTGACGGCGGTGCTCCCGACGCTGCTGTGGGCGCAGGGCCTGCCCGCGGCGGAGGACATGGGGCCGATCGTGCGCGGCGCCTTCGCCCCCGCCTTCCTCGAAGCCCACCCCCTCGTCGCCCTCCCGTCCTACGACTCGCAGTAA